The following proteins come from a genomic window of Anaerolineae bacterium:
- a CDS encoding twin-arginine translocation signal domain-containing protein, whose amino-acid sequence MSADRLTRRNLLQLCALTTGAAVATACGGAPGPAPTATEAPVQAPETTSAPEPTTAPAVASRYAEAPSLAAQVASGALPPVEERLPLEPLVVEPYAEVGQYSEDLHRVLTGPSDLAGHRVILQEGFVRWDRWDSQRGELKVIPNIAKGWDVSEDGRSYTFYLRQGMRWSDGEPFTADDIMFWYEAIALNKELSPAFPSWLVVGDEPPVISKVDDYAVKFTFPVPFGLLLQFMAFEGGPTVIAPKHYLSQFHPDYADADELATKIEEAGFEHWYELFADRNSTMNNPECPVVWAWKVEQPFPAQRMISVRNPYYWKVDPEGKQLPYFERVVVDLAENNEVVMMKTIAGEVDMQYRHMGFANYSLLKENEEKGGYEVRHWIGGPFPCVYVNQSWTGDPVVQDLLRNRDFRHALSYGINREEMNDLFWFGLATPGNPVGSTRDPFYKEGYGTTAIEYDPDRANELLDSIGLDQRDGEGFRLRSDGQRLRLLLECYPHEMGVPGIDIFGQVAGYWQQLGIDAQARELGRDLWGERADGNECMMPCYDIAKILWILDPGWFVPYGWCYWAPAFALWALNPEAGMEPPEEIKEIIDWYNQLKQEPDETKRLELGRMILDRHNENIYVIGTCSIDIQPMIVKNGIVNVPTEAPAEYRTYHEGIAWPFQLWRRK is encoded by the coding sequence ATGTCCGCAGACAGGCTCACCCGACGCAATCTACTTCAGTTGTGTGCCCTCACTACCGGGGCTGCCGTGGCTACAGCATGCGGTGGCGCTCCCGGCCCCGCTCCCACGGCGACCGAGGCGCCCGTGCAGGCGCCAGAGACCACCTCCGCACCGGAGCCCACTACGGCGCCAGCTGTGGCCTCCAGGTATGCGGAGGCGCCTAGTCTGGCAGCACAGGTGGCGTCCGGAGCCCTTCCGCCGGTCGAGGAGCGGCTGCCTCTCGAACCGCTAGTCGTCGAGCCCTACGCTGAGGTCGGGCAGTACTCGGAAGACCTGCACCGGGTGCTGACCGGCCCCAGCGACCTTGCGGGCCATCGCGTCATACTGCAAGAGGGATTCGTCCGCTGGGACCGATGGGACTCCCAACGCGGTGAGCTCAAGGTCATCCCGAACATCGCCAAGGGCTGGGACGTGAGTGAGGATGGCCGAAGCTACACCTTCTACCTGCGCCAGGGCATGAGGTGGTCCGACGGCGAGCCCTTCACCGCCGATGACATCATGTTCTGGTACGAGGCCATCGCGCTGAACAAGGAACTGTCACCGGCGTTCCCATCCTGGCTGGTTGTGGGCGACGAGCCGCCGGTTATCTCCAAGGTCGACGACTACGCCGTGAAGTTCACCTTCCCGGTGCCGTTCGGCCTCTTGCTTCAGTTCATGGCCTTCGAGGGGGGGCCGACCGTCATTGCGCCCAAGCACTACCTGTCTCAGTTCCACCCCGACTACGCCGACGCGGACGAACTGGCAACTAAGATCGAGGAGGCCGGTTTCGAGCACTGGTACGAGCTGTTCGCGGACCGGAACAGCACAATGAACAACCCGGAGTGCCCGGTCGTGTGGGCCTGGAAGGTGGAGCAGCCGTTCCCCGCCCAGCGTATGATCAGCGTCCGCAATCCCTACTACTGGAAGGTGGATCCTGAGGGCAAGCAGCTGCCCTACTTCGAGCGGGTGGTGGTTGACCTGGCCGAGAACAACGAAGTAGTCATGATGAAGACCATTGCCGGCGAAGTGGACATGCAGTACCGGCACATGGGCTTCGCCAACTACTCGCTGCTCAAGGAGAATGAAGAGAAGGGCGGCTATGAAGTGCGGCACTGGATTGGGGGCCCCTTCCCCTGCGTGTACGTCAACCAGAGCTGGACTGGTGACCCAGTGGTGCAGGACCTGCTGCGCAACAGGGACTTCCGTCATGCCCTCTCCTACGGCATCAATCGAGAGGAGATGAACGATCTGTTCTGGTTCGGCCTGGCGACACCGGGCAACCCCGTGGGCAGCACTCGGGATCCGTTCTACAAGGAGGGCTACGGCACTACCGCCATCGAGTACGACCCGGACCGGGCCAATGAGCTGCTGGACAGCATCGGGCTGGATCAGCGCGATGGCGAGGGGTTCCGACTCCGCTCCGACGGGCAACGGCTGCGGCTTCTGCTGGAGTGCTATCCTCATGAGATGGGTGTCCCCGGGATTGACATCTTCGGCCAGGTCGCTGGGTACTGGCAGCAGCTGGGGATAGACGCCCAAGCCCGAGAGCTCGGGCGTGACCTCTGGGGCGAGCGCGCTGACGGCAACGAGTGCATGATGCCTTGTTACGACATCGCCAAGATACTGTGGATCCTCGATCCTGGATGGTTCGTGCCCTACGGCTGGTGCTACTGGGCGCCGGCGTTCGCCCTGTGGGCTCTCAACCCAGAGGCGGGGATGGAGCCACCGGAGGAGATCAAGGAGATCATTGATTGGTACAACCAGCTCAAGCAGGAGCCTGACGAGACCAAGAGGCTAGAGCTGGGCCGGATGATTCTAGACCGTCACAACGAGAACATCTACGTCATTGGCACGTGTTCGATTGACATCCAGCCAATGATCGTCAAGAACGGCATCGTGAACGTCCCCACGGAGGCCCCGGCCGAGTACCGGACCTATCATGAGGGCATCGCCTGGCCATTCCAGCTCTGGCGCCGGAAGTAA